CTGCTTGGAGCCGTGAATCATCTTGACGTGGAAAAAGATGGAGTCTCCCGCTTCACCAACGATCGGCAGCGCCCGTTCCCAGGGCCATTGGTGCGAAAAGGTATCAATATGCTTGAGTTGACCGAGTCGGTGCGAGCCGGGGACGACGTGCAGCGCCCCATTTACCAGATCGGTATCCACCACATAGTTCAGAATTCCCACGGGACCTTCATAGCGGTGTTCAAAGTAGGCGGAATCCTGATGCAGATGCTTTGGATGCCCACCGACCGGCTCTTTATAAAGGCACTGGCCGTTGCCGTAAACCTCGACAGCCTGCCCCAGAATCGCCTCAACAAGGTCTAACGCACGCTCATCGAGTGCGGAATGGAAAAACGCAGCGCTGGTATGATAGTTGATTGCTAAGACCATGATCTGTTTATCACGGGAGTAGCCGGGCGGTGCGGGTAAAAACAGGGTCCCGTTTGGCGTTCGCCAACCCTCCACAATTTCTTCTGCTGAATCAAGTCCAGCGATTGATTCGGCGGCAGCCGCCTCAATGTCTCGGTGGATCTCATCGATGTACGGTTTCATTAGCCCACGGACAACGAGCGCACCATGT
The nucleotide sequence above comes from Candidatus Poribacteria bacterium. Encoded proteins:
- a CDS encoding phytanoyl-CoA dioxygenase family protein; protein product: MATDSTVAVEDIEVFADDLNPQAAAETFKKHGALVVRGLMKPYIDEIHRDIEAAAAESIAGLDSAEEIVEGWRTPNGTLFLPAPPGYSRDKQIMVLAINYHTSAAFFHSALDERALDLVEAILGQAVEVYGNGQCLYKEPVGGHPKHLHQDSAYFEHRYEGPVGILNYVVDTDLVNGALHVVPGSHRLGQLKHIDTFSHQWPWERALPIVGEAGDSIFFHVKMIHGSKQNHSNKPRPVFINRYRRVDDYVVIGGTTTANRAESEKRAAEAKRTNEDRGLMVRGFRPYTEE